In Sciurus carolinensis chromosome 17, mSciCar1.2, whole genome shotgun sequence, one genomic interval encodes:
- the LOC124969205 gene encoding small integral membrane protein 4 yields MFSRAQVRRVLQWVPGKQRFGLYRFLPFFFILGGTMEWIMIKVRVGQETFYDVYRRKASERQYQKGWTNADET; encoded by the exons ATGTTCTCCAGGGCCCAGGTGAGGCGAGTTCTGCAGTGGGTACCCGGGAAGCAGCGATTCGGCCTCTACAGGTTCCTGCCCTTCTTTTTTATCCTGGGAGGAACGATGGAGTGGATCATGATTAAAGTGCGCGTGGGCCAGGAGACCTTCT ATGATGTCTACCGAAGAAAAGCTTCAGAAAGACAGTATCAGAAAGGCTGGACGAACGCAGATGAGACTTAA
- the Nt5dc2 gene encoding 5'-nucleotidase domain-containing protein 2 yields MAGVGLRAVARRWLLCGSHGGQRAASSSPSCPGCGPPGPGPHCPGAPRSASSPAPAGGTELSEHLWARYQDMRRLVHDLLPPEVCSLLNPAAIYANNEISLRDVEVYGFDYDYTLAQYADALHPEIFNAARDILIEHYKYPEGIRKYDYNPSFAIRGLHYDIQKSLLMKIDAFHYVQLGTAYRGLKPVPDEEVVDLYGGTQHIPLYQMSGFYGKGPSIKQFMDIFSLPEMALLSCVVDHFLAHGLEFDQTHLYKDVTDAIRDVHVKGLMYQWIERDMEKYILRGDETFAVLSRLVAHGKQLFLITNSPFSFVDKGMRHMVGPDWRQLFDVVIVQADKPSFFTDRRKPFRKLDETGSLHWDRITRLEKGKIYRQGNLFDFLRLTEWRGPRVLYFGDHLYSDLADLMLRHGWRTGAIIPELEREIRIINTEQYMHSLTWQQALTGLLERMQTYQDAESRQVLAAWMKERQELRCITKALFNAQFGSIFRTFHNPTYFSRRLVRFSDLYMASLSCLLNYRVDFTFYPRRTPLQHEAPLWMDQLCTGCMKTPFLGDMAHIR; encoded by the exons ATGGCGGGTGTGGGGCTGCGGGCGGTCGCTCGGCGCTGGCTGCTGTGCGGAAGCCACGGCGGGCAGCGAGCCGCCTCGTCCTCACCCTCCTGCCCTGGCTGCGGCCCGCCGGGTCCTGGCCCTCACTGCCCAGGAGCCCCGCGCTCTGCGTCCTCCCCGGCGCCGGCCGGCGGCACCGAGCTCAGCGAGCACCTGTGGGCTCGTTACCAGGACATGCGGAGACTGGTGCACG acctcctgcctcctgaggtcTGTAGCCTCCTGAACCCAGCAGCCATTTACGCCAACAATGAGATCAGCCTGCGTGATGTCGAGGTCTACGGCTTTGACTACGACTACACACTCGCCCAGTATGCAGACGCGTTGCACCCCGAGATCTTCAATGCTGCCCGGGACATCCTGATTGAGCACTACAAG TACCCAGAGGGGATTCGGAAGTACGACTACAACCCCAGCTTCGCCATCCGTGGCCTCCACTATGACATTCAGAAG AGCCTTCTGATGAAGATCGATGCCTTCCATTACGTCCAGCTCGGGACTGCCTACAG GGGCCTCAAGCCTGTGCCCGATGAGGAGGTGGTCGACCTATATGGAGGCACCCAGCACATCCCCCTGTACCAGATGAGCGGCTTCTATGGCAAG GGCCCCTCCATCAAGCAATTCATGGACATCTTCTCGCTGCCAGAGATGGCGCTGCTGTCCTGCGTGGTGGACCACTTCCTGGCCCACGGCCTGGAGTTTGACCAAACACACCTCTACAAGGACGTGACG GATGCCATTCGAGACGTGCACGTGAAGGGCCTCATGTACCAGTGGATTGAGCGAGACATGG AGAAGTACATCCTGAGAGGGGACGAAACGTTCGCAGTCCTGAGCCGCCTGGTGGCCCATGGGAAACAGCTGTTCCTCATCACCAACAGTCCTTTCAGCTTCGT GGACAAGGGAATGCGGCACATGGTGGGTCCTGACTGGCGCCAGCTCTTTGACGTGGTTATCGTCCAGGCGGACAAACCCAGCTTTTTCACTGACCGGCGCAA GCCTTTCCGGAAACTTGATGAGACAGGCTCACTCCACTGGGACAGGATCACCCGCCTGGAGAAGGGCAAGATCTATCGGCAG GGAAACCTCTTTGACTTCCTGCGCCTCACGGAATGGCGTGGCCCCCGCGTGCTCTACTTTGGAGACCACCTCTACAGTGACCTAGCG GATCTCATGCTGCGGCACGGCTGGCGCACGGGCGCCATCATCCCCGAGCTGGAGCGCGAGATCCGCATCATCAACACGGAGCAGTACATGCACTCGCTGACCTGGCAGCAGGCGCTCACGGGGCTGCTGGAGCGCATGCAG ACCTACCAGGACGCAGAGTCGCGGCAGGTGCTGGCCGCCTGGATGAAGGAGCGGCAGGAGCTGAG GTGCATCACCAAGGCTCTGTTCAACGCTCAGTTTGGGAGCATCTTCCGCACCTTCCACAACCCCACCTACTTCTCCAGGCGCCTCGTGCGCTTCTCCGACCTCTACATGGCCTCCCTGAGCTGCTTGCTCAACTACCGCGTGGACTTCACCTTCTACCCGCGTCGCACACCTCTGCAGCACGAGGCGCCGCTCTGGATGGACCAGCTCTGCACCGGCTGCATGAAGACACCCTTCCTGGGCGACATGGCCCACATCCGCTGA